Within the Chitinispirillales bacterium ANBcel5 genome, the region CAGGGGTCTGGCGCAGAATGTGGACGAGTCGGCGGTTTACTGGAAAGTCAACGCCCACGAGAATAACAGTAAGCGTACCGATCCCAAAACCGGAATTAAACCTTACTGGACGGATGCCGATTTGAGAGAATTTAACGAAGGTGAAGTAAAATGCTTCACTAAGTTTGATGACCGGGAATCCTCGATTTTACTTGTGTGCGGAGTTGCAGGAGGTGACCGGTTTACCGTGGAGGTGGGAAGTGATGGGAAGAATTATCCTTTGAGGCTTGAGGTGGAGAACTGGAGGAAGTTGTGGTATGAAATGGTTCAGCCTGAGGCACGGGGGAGTAATAGCATTTCGGATTTTACTTTTTTTAATGAAGACAGATCACCGGGATTAAGTTCAGAATCAACAAATTATATGAAAAGTGTACTTGATGATTGTTTTGTTGAGTTTGAACCGCTAAATGTGACGACATATACCAGAGAAGACTTGCCTTCAAATGGCGACTTCAATATTGTTGATGGCAGTTATATCAGAAAGGATGCTGGGAAAAAGGCTGTAGTTATGACTAGAAGGCAGGGGCTGGATATACTAAACAAAAAGAGGAAGTATACAGATAATAACAGAGCAGTTTCAGCTGTGTGGAGTGATTATCTCGCAATAGAGGTAGAATGGAGGCAGAAATTCGATGAGATTTTTGCTCCAGGAAGAGTACACACCAAACCATTTGTTTTCGAAAACAGCTTAGATAAGGGACAATTGTCAATAAATAAAATCATCTGGCATGCATCACATTGGTACGACATGTCATCTTCGGAATGGAAACCTACAGAAGAGGGAGATCCCGGTTGTGCATTCAATACGAAGCGGGAGATTACCGATAAAGATGATATAAAAGAACATATTTCATTTTTGGATTTTCGAACAATAACTATTGCTTTTCCATCATCAAAAAACACATTCCCGGGGAAATTAATACCCAGGGACAGTGATTTATGTTTCATTCACCGAAACCATTTTATTGGCCTAAGTATAGAAATAGAGGGCGTTGGATACAATCTGATAAATGGTGCCGCTCTTCGTGGAAACATCCATTTGAGTACACATGCCGGAAATATTCATCCGGTAGGTATGGCAAGGACCTTGGTGCATGAATTAGCACACAATATGGGACAGGTATATGCTGATAAACAAACAGATGCACGTTTTGGTCGCCCAGCATCCAAAGTAATTCCTGGCGTGCCGTTTCCAAAAGCAGTGCCAGAAGGATATGTATACGGAGATCGCGGACACACTGGTACCCATTGTGCATACGGTCTTGGTGTGGTTTTAAGGTCGTCACCAGATTACAGCAAAAATAGGCAGGCAGGAGTCATGCGACGATGCATCATGTATGGTGCAGGTAATATGGCATTGTCAAGACATTTCGAGTTCTGTCCAGATTGCAGGAAACACATTAAAGCTGAAGATTTAGGAGATGTACGCAGATCATGGACATAACAAAAAAAAAATTAGTGTTAATAATAATAATAATATTTAATATCTGGAGTTGCGGTATGGATGAAATGAATGATCAAACAGCAGGACCTTTTGGATTATCTGGTGAACAGTATTGGGATAATCCGATGGCAAATAAAAATGATTTGGCATCTCAGCGCCTTAGTAATAATGAGTATGGTTTGCTTGTTGATGGCCCACCAGAAGTATTCCTTCAGGATCACAGCACCGTTC harbors:
- a CDS encoding peptidoglycan-binding protein: MNHSDLDWSVAPKPLNRETGRVQPEETEDEKPKFVTGVDESERDLYEDAEPEVRLISAQWKPGPKGFSYNEQCFLEVKAEYLKETIRAKIRGKLFCTFDGKEEDLAQEVNGFIEKDGTAVMEIEHLWYMNLAHYNACKEDPNTPCSYIIKNITHSRGENIIDSPVLEMPVACKIRADYLEIPDCLFHPDSAVPCIDEDGHLISELVTVTNYAHDFPDKELVLFGHTDQTGSEGYNYELSRLRSCAVKALLDGDETAWAEITKNRSRVKDYQQILKTLSTSHNWPCDPGEVDDINGPKTEEGVKAFQEMFNIKFNENITEDGKIGPQTWKAIFKTIRSFVETEPKKLIAEDTLPEFSYGYNGKGVYPCGESFPMEGTDPKDARNRRVEVVFYDRAQAPELLDHPDEDVMVTREENPVYDTERTERRAIDVVPVSCHSEPFALEFVYPNVMNPDRPHKQYVNLDSNGTNEGRELTIRVRPRGLAQNVDESAVYWKVNAHENNSKRTDPKTGIKPYWTDADLREFNEGEVKCFTKFDDRESSILLVCGVAGGDRFTVEVGSDGKNYPLRLEVENWRKLWYEMVQPEARGSNSISDFTFFNEDRSPGLSSESTNYMKSVLDDCFVEFEPLNVTTYTREDLPSNGDFNIVDGSYIRKDAGKKAVVMTRRQGLDILNKKRKYTDNNRAVSAVWSDYLAIEVEWRQKFDEIFAPGRVHTKPFVFENSLDKGQLSINKIIWHASHWYDMSSSEWKPTEEGDPGCAFNTKREITDKDDIKEHISFLDFRTITIAFPSSKNTFPGKLIPRDSDLCFIHRNHFIGLSIEIEGVGYNLINGAALRGNIHLSTHAGNIHPVGMARTLVHELAHNMGQVYADKQTDARFGRPASKVIPGVPFPKAVPEGYVYGDRGHTGTHCAYGLGVVLRSSPDYSKNRQAGVMRRCIMYGAGNMALSRHFEFCPDCRKHIKAEDLGDVRRSWT